A single window of Nicotiana tomentosiformis chromosome 1, ASM39032v3, whole genome shotgun sequence DNA harbors:
- the LOC138907190 gene encoding stachyose synthase-like, with protein sequence MTGSVHVNDIEWDQLKEASQMGEAEEYAVYLNQTEKLFLTKPTSDTIPMTIKPSFFEIFSFVPIKQLSPIAKFAPIGLTNMFNSGGAIQGLQYSKFAGDGENASAKAEVKGGGNFLAYSNVLPIKCYLNGAEIEFEWSSEDGKLTLNLPWNEEANGISNVTFLF encoded by the coding sequence ATGACAGGGTCAGTCCATGTAAATGACATTGAATGGGACCAACTGAAAGAAGCATCTCAAATGGGTGAAGCAGAGGAGTATGCTGTGTATCTTAACCAAACTGAGAAATTATTCTTGACAAAGCCTACCTCAGACACAATTCCAATGACCATAAAACCAtctttttttgaaatatttagCTTTGTACCTATCAAACAGCTCAGTCCTATTGCTAAATTTGCTCCAATTGGACTCACCAACATGTTCAACAGCGGAGGAGCCATACAAGGACTTCAATACAGTAAATTTGCTGGTGATGGTGAAAATGCAAGTGCAAAAGCTGAAGTTAAAGGTGGTGGGAATTTCTTAGCTTACTCAAATGTGTTGCCTATCAAGTGTTACTTGAATGGTGCTGAAATTGAGTTTGAATGGTCTTCTGAAGATGGAAAATTGACCCTCAATCTACCTTGGAATGAAGAGGCCAATGGAATTTCTAATGTAACTTTTCTTTTTTAG